A genomic region of Chitinimonas arctica contains the following coding sequences:
- a CDS encoding peroxiredoxin — translation MTLRLGDIAPDFTQDSTEGPISLHKWAGSSWVLLFSHPADFTPVCTTELGLTAKLKDEFAKRNVKALAVSVDTLASHKGWIGDIEETQNVRLNFPILADADRKVSGLYDMIHPNSLANLTVRTVFVIDPDRKIRLTLTYPASTGRNFHEILRVIDSLQLTDEHKVATPANWQDGDEVVIVPSLTDEAEIQRRFPKGYRALRPYLRLTPQPNK, via the coding sequence ATGACCTTACGACTTGGCGATATCGCCCCCGATTTCACCCAGGACTCCACCGAAGGCCCGATTTCGCTGCACAAGTGGGCGGGTTCCAGCTGGGTACTGCTGTTCTCCCATCCGGCCGATTTCACCCCGGTCTGCACCACCGAGCTGGGCCTTACCGCCAAGCTGAAGGACGAATTCGCCAAGCGCAATGTCAAGGCCCTGGCCGTCAGCGTGGATACGCTGGCGTCGCACAAGGGCTGGATAGGCGATATCGAAGAAACCCAGAACGTCAGGCTGAATTTCCCCATCCTGGCCGACGCCGACCGCAAGGTGTCCGGGCTGTACGATATGATCCATCCGAATTCGCTGGCCAACTTGACCGTGCGTACCGTGTTCGTGATCGACCCGGACCGCAAGATCCGGCTGACCCTGACCTATCCGGCCAGCACCGGCCGCAATTTCCATGAAATCCTGCGGGTGATCGATTCGCTGCAACTGACCGACGAGCACAAGGTGGCTACGCCCGCCAATTGGCAGGATGGCGACGAAGTGGTGATCGTGCCCAGCCTGACCGACGAAGCCGAAATCCAACGCCGTTTCCCCAAGGGCTATCGCGCGCTGCGCCCCTACCTGCGGTTGACGCCGCAGCCGAACAAATAG
- a CDS encoding sulfate ABC transporter substrate-binding protein, whose translation MHRKPLLTLLAAALLPLSAVAADIKLLNVSYDPTRELYQDFNKAFAQYWQKKSGDTVTIRQSHGGSGKQARSVIDGLEADVVTLALAYDVDEIADKAKLLAPDWQKRLQHNSAPYQSTIVFLVRKGNPKQIKDWADLVKPGVEIVTPNPKTSGGARWNYLAAWGWALKQPGGSEASARDYVGKLFKHVKVLDTGARGATVSFVERGIGDVLIAWENEAYLSVKELGPDKFDIVTPSISILAEPSIAVVDRNAAKHGTAKVAEAYLQYLYSPVGQDIAAQNYYRPVDPTIAAKYARQFSKVTLFKIDDVFGGWQKAQKTHFVDGGVFDQIYSGK comes from the coding sequence ATGCATCGCAAGCCCTTGCTTACCCTGCTAGCCGCAGCCTTGCTGCCCTTGTCGGCCGTGGCGGCCGATATCAAGCTGCTCAATGTCTCCTACGATCCCACCCGCGAGTTGTACCAGGACTTCAACAAGGCCTTCGCCCAGTACTGGCAGAAGAAGAGCGGCGATACGGTCACCATCCGGCAGTCGCACGGCGGCTCGGGCAAGCAGGCGCGTTCGGTGATCGATGGCCTGGAAGCCGATGTGGTGACCTTGGCACTGGCCTATGATGTGGACGAGATCGCCGATAAGGCGAAGCTGCTGGCGCCGGATTGGCAGAAGCGGCTGCAGCATAACAGCGCGCCTTACCAATCCACCATTGTCTTCCTGGTCCGCAAGGGCAACCCCAAGCAGATCAAGGACTGGGCCGACCTGGTCAAGCCTGGCGTGGAAATCGTCACGCCCAATCCCAAGACATCGGGTGGCGCGCGCTGGAACTATCTGGCTGCCTGGGGCTGGGCGCTGAAGCAGCCAGGCGGCAGCGAGGCAAGTGCGCGCGACTATGTCGGCAAGCTGTTCAAGCATGTGAAGGTGCTCGACACGGGTGCGCGCGGCGCTACCGTCTCTTTCGTGGAACGTGGCATCGGCGATGTCCTGATCGCCTGGGAGAACGAAGCCTACCTGTCGGTGAAGGAACTGGGCCCGGACAAATTCGACATTGTCACACCCTCGATATCCATCCTGGCCGAGCCCAGCATCGCCGTGGTGGACCGCAATGCCGCCAAGCATGGCACCGCCAAGGTGGCAGAGGCTTATCTGCAATACCTGTATTCCCCGGTGGGACAAGATATCGCGGCGCAGAACTATTACCGCCCAGTCGATCCAACGATAGCTGCCAAATATGCCAGGCAGTTTTCCAAGGTAACTCTGTTTAAGATCGATGATGTTTTTGGCGGTTGGCAGAAGGCCCAGAAGACCCACTTCGTCGATGGTGGCGTTTTCGACCAGATCTATAGCGGTAAGTAG
- a CDS encoding OmpA family protein yields MYKFSFKQGLCAALVTTLLASGCASDGSGMTKTGQGAVIGALGGAVLGAAINHDNRGKGALIGAVGGGLIGTGVGAYMDKQAQDLQKVLAPEVQAGNIRIAKLPDNSIKIIMTAATAFNSNASEIKPGFFGSMDKIAKVMNTYGKTSITILGHTDSQGSDDLNQALSEKRATAVANYFRGRNVNSARLDAQGHGKRQPVASNATEAGRAENRRVELYVVPIVAG; encoded by the coding sequence ATGTATAAATTCAGCTTCAAGCAAGGCCTCTGCGCCGCCCTGGTCACCACCCTGCTGGCAAGCGGCTGCGCCAGCGACGGCAGCGGCATGACCAAGACCGGCCAGGGCGCCGTGATCGGCGCCTTGGGTGGCGCGGTCCTGGGAGCCGCCATCAACCACGACAATCGCGGCAAGGGCGCCTTGATCGGCGCGGTGGGCGGCGGATTGATCGGCACCGGCGTGGGCGCCTATATGGACAAGCAGGCCCAGGATCTGCAAAAGGTGCTGGCACCCGAAGTGCAGGCCGGCAATATCCGTATCGCCAAGCTGCCGGACAACAGCATCAAGATCATCATGACCGCCGCGACCGCCTTCAATAGCAATGCCAGCGAGATCAAGCCGGGCTTCTTCGGCAGCATGGACAAGATCGCCAAGGTGATGAACACCTATGGCAAGACCTCGATCACCATTCTTGGCCATACCGACAGCCAGGGCAGCGACGACCTGAACCAGGCCCTGTCGGAAAAACGCGCCACGGCGGTAGCGAACTATTTCCGCGGCCGTAATGTCAACAGCGCCCGGCTCGATGCCCAGGGTCACGGCAAGCGCCAGCCGGTGGCCAGCAACGCCACCGAAGCCGGCCGCGCCGAGAATCGCCGCGTGGAACTATATGTAGTCCCTATCGTCGCAGGCTAG
- a CDS encoding efflux RND transporter periplasmic adaptor subunit, with the protein MSRRIVVCLVGGGLAALVAWAALKPAGTPADKAGAANKPQLVGVVLSQHKDVPVRLETQGTVAALNSVELRPQVASTVRELHIREGQDVAKGQRLFTLDGRNDAAKVAQASADLAQARAQLADAERNLARSRQLLQQQFVSPSAVDTAQSTVDSMRAAVAAKQAAVASAQVGLSYQAIHAPFAGRAGAIDVHPGSLVQPGAATPLLTLTQLDPIAVSFTLPEQELSRLLAAQQSGKVPALALLEKQESLPGRLSFIDSAVDAASGTIRVKAEFANPEHRLWPGAFVRIAIELGVDKNAVLLPVGSLQTGPAGQFVYLVEADETVKAQPIKLARIVTEQGKQYGIVTGLAGGQKVVAEGGQNLRPGAKVMESAGASRGKAASHGK; encoded by the coding sequence ATGTCCCGCCGTATTGTTGTGTGTCTCGTGGGTGGAGGACTGGCCGCGCTGGTCGCCTGGGCCGCCCTTAAGCCAGCCGGCACGCCGGCTGACAAGGCCGGTGCGGCCAACAAGCCGCAGCTGGTTGGCGTGGTGTTGAGCCAGCACAAGGACGTGCCGGTACGGCTGGAGACCCAGGGGACAGTGGCTGCCTTGAACAGCGTGGAACTGCGGCCGCAGGTCGCCAGCACGGTGCGCGAACTGCATATCCGCGAAGGCCAGGATGTGGCGAAAGGCCAGCGCCTGTTCACCCTGGATGGCCGCAACGACGCCGCCAAGGTTGCCCAGGCCAGCGCCGACCTGGCGCAGGCGCGTGCCCAACTGGCCGATGCCGAACGCAACCTGGCCCGCTCGCGGCAACTGCTGCAACAGCAATTCGTCTCTCCAAGCGCGGTCGATACCGCCCAGTCCACGGTGGACAGCATGCGCGCCGCCGTCGCCGCCAAGCAGGCGGCCGTGGCTTCGGCCCAGGTCGGCCTCAGCTACCAAGCCATCCACGCCCCCTTCGCCGGACGAGCCGGCGCCATCGACGTCCATCCCGGCTCGCTGGTCCAGCCCGGCGCCGCCACGCCCTTGCTGACGCTAACCCAACTGGACCCGATCGCGGTCAGCTTCACCCTGCCCGAACAGGAACTGTCCCGCTTGTTGGCGGCGCAGCAAAGCGGCAAGGTGCCGGCCCTTGCCTTGCTGGAAAAGCAGGAATCCTTGCCTGGCCGGCTCAGCTTTATCGATAGCGCGGTCGATGCCGCCAGCGGCACCATTCGCGTCAAGGCGGAATTCGCCAATCCCGAACACCGGCTCTGGCCGGGCGCATTCGTGCGGATCGCAATCGAGCTGGGCGTGGACAAGAATGCCGTGCTATTGCCGGTGGGCAGCTTGCAGACCGGCCCGGCCGGCCAGTTTGTCTACCTGGTGGAGGCCGACGAGACCGTCAAGGCCCAGCCGATCAAACTGGCCCGCATCGTGACCGAACAGGGCAAGCAGTACGGCATCGTCACGGGCTTGGCGGGTGGCCAGAAGGTGGTGGCGGAAGGCGGCCAGAACCTGCGGCCGGGTGCAAAGGTGATGGAAAGCGCTGGGGCAAGTCGCGGCAAGGCCGCTTCCCACGGCAAATAG
- a CDS encoding S8 family serine peptidase, whose protein sequence is MNSATDPNGILSTLNAGTSAPGADNYAFFQGTSMATPHVAAVAALMIAAKPSLTPDQVESLLKSSARPFVASCSGCGTGMLDAFAAVKAAIGDIPGNSETESNNTLATANTVAAPVTLNANMGSSSDADWFKVTLPAGKTLTATMTPGSSTADYDLYIYNASSTQLAKSELGAGKVDTASSGNSSGASAVRYVKVMYYSGGTGSTNGKYTLKFNW, encoded by the coding sequence ATGAATAGCGCTACCGATCCGAACGGCATCCTGTCCACCCTGAATGCCGGTACCTCGGCGCCCGGCGCGGACAACTACGCCTTCTTCCAGGGCACCTCGATGGCCACGCCGCATGTGGCGGCCGTTGCGGCGCTGATGATCGCGGCCAAGCCTTCGCTGACGCCCGATCAGGTCGAAAGCCTGCTGAAGTCCTCGGCCCGCCCCTTCGTTGCATCGTGCAGCGGTTGCGGCACCGGCATGCTGGATGCCTTCGCCGCCGTCAAGGCAGCCATAGGCGACATTCCGGGCAATAGCGAAACCGAATCGAACAATACGCTGGCCACGGCCAACACGGTTGCCGCACCGGTTACGCTGAACGCCAATATGGGCAGCAGCAGCGATGCCGACTGGTTCAAGGTGACCCTGCCGGCAGGCAAGACGCTGACGGCCACCATGACGCCAGGCAGCAGCACCGCCGACTACGACCTCTATATATATAACGCCAGCAGCACCCAGCTCGCCAAGAGCGAACTGGGCGCCGGCAAGGTCGATACCGCATCGTCCGGCAATAGCAGCGGCGCTTCGGCCGTCCGCTATGTGAAGGTGATGTACTACTCCGGCGGCACGGGGTCGACCAATGGCAAATACACCCTGAAGTTCAACTGGTAA
- a CDS encoding S8 family peptidase — MKRSTAWAPLFRKSGVAVALGLLAGSAVAAQVAVAPKGQSTDRIIVKYRDSGVTSLQAASASGATAKATVAAERQSRIQSAVGRFGGNARFLRHGGMGTQVWKLDKRMPVGQVASMAAEMAKGDTSIEYAEPDRILRIMAANPNDARWSDQWDLQNSVAGVNAPAAWDLSTGSGVVVAVLDTGYRPHVDLAANIVGGYDMINDAETGNDGNGRDSDARDTGDAVVAEECGVGEEASDSSWHGTHVAGTIAAVTHNGIGVAGLAYNAKVLPVRVLGKCGGYTSDIADGMIWASGGSVAGLPANPNPARVINMSLGGPGACDATSQNAINAARARGTVVVVAAGNESQDARNSNPANCAGVVTVAAYGKTGARAYYSNFGTVVDLSGPVAR, encoded by the coding sequence ATGAAAAGAAGCACAGCATGGGCACCGCTTTTCAGGAAAAGCGGTGTAGCGGTTGCCCTTGGCCTGCTGGCCGGATCGGCCGTGGCGGCACAGGTGGCAGTGGCACCCAAGGGACAGAGCACCGACCGGATTATTGTGAAGTATCGTGACAGCGGCGTGACCTCGCTGCAGGCCGCCAGCGCCAGTGGCGCAACGGCCAAGGCGACCGTGGCGGCCGAACGGCAATCGCGTATCCAGAGCGCGGTCGGCCGTTTCGGCGGCAACGCCCGCTTCCTGCGCCATGGCGGCATGGGCACCCAGGTGTGGAAGCTGGACAAGCGCATGCCGGTCGGCCAAGTGGCCAGCATGGCCGCTGAAATGGCCAAGGGCGACACCAGCATCGAATACGCCGAGCCGGACCGCATCCTGCGCATCATGGCGGCCAATCCGAACGATGCGCGCTGGAGCGACCAGTGGGACCTGCAGAACAGCGTGGCCGGTGTGAATGCCCCGGCGGCCTGGGATCTGTCGACCGGTAGCGGCGTGGTGGTGGCGGTGCTGGATACCGGCTATCGTCCGCACGTCGACCTGGCCGCCAATATCGTCGGCGGCTACGACATGATCAACGATGCCGAAACCGGCAACGACGGCAATGGCCGCGACAGCGATGCGCGCGATACCGGCGATGCCGTGGTCGCCGAGGAGTGCGGCGTAGGCGAAGAAGCCAGCGACTCCAGCTGGCACGGCACCCATGTGGCCGGCACGATTGCGGCGGTGACCCATAACGGCATCGGCGTGGCGGGCCTTGCCTACAACGCCAAGGTGCTGCCGGTCCGGGTGCTGGGCAAGTGCGGCGGCTATACCTCCGATATCGCCGACGGCATGATCTGGGCGTCCGGTGGTTCGGTGGCTGGCCTGCCGGCCAACCCCAATCCTGCCCGCGTGATCAATATGTCGCTGGGCGGCCCGGGTGCGTGTGACGCTACCTCGCAAAACGCCATCAATGCAGCCCGCGCGCGCGGGACCGTAGTGGTGGTGGCGGCCGGCAACGAATCGCAGGATGCCAGGAACTCCAATCCGGCCAATTGCGCCGGCGTGGTGACCGTGGCGGCATACGGCAAGACCGGCGCACGTGCGTATTACTCCAACTTCGGCACCGTCGTCGATCTGTCCGGCCCGGTGGCGCGATGA
- a CDS encoding 2Fe-2S iron-sulfur cluster-binding protein, with protein MTLLVLQGGGMRAALEVHADDGSLLIDAVRELSREGRLPLYWRCGQGTCGACVVRLQPLEEDAERQVVMTGKERNVLARLDLLDESQRQAASLPDHPDLPRLACHVRLPEGVLKVNW; from the coding sequence ATGACCCTGCTTGTCCTGCAAGGCGGCGGTATGCGCGCCGCATTGGAAGTCCATGCCGATGACGGCAGTCTGCTGATCGATGCCGTTCGCGAACTGTCGCGCGAAGGGCGCTTACCGCTTTACTGGCGTTGCGGACAGGGAACCTGCGGAGCCTGCGTGGTCCGCTTGCAGCCCTTGGAAGAGGACGCCGAGCGGCAGGTGGTGATGACGGGCAAGGAGCGCAACGTCCTCGCCCGGCTGGACTTGCTCGATGAGTCGCAACGACAGGCCGCCAGCCTGCCCGATCACCCGGATCTGCCCCGCTTGGCCTGTCACGTGCGCCTGCCGGAAGGGGTCTTGAAAGTAAACTGGTAG
- a CDS encoding lytic transglycosylase domain-containing protein produces the protein MKPLLPSLLLGLATLFCHAALVDDMDSAREAARTGKLERLADITLRTDGTALEMYPRYWLLSVQLEQLSETEILAFLERYKGSLLADRLRGEWLKILAKRGSWAQFEREWPKLIQWEVGSELHCDRLQLAQVQRDQAMLAQEGKPLWFKPRAMPEACAPVFDALFATGQLDNEAVWMRIRLALEANNAEFAIQLLPRLANPAGIDAKKTRAVLGKPEKAMSGLTLLSRGGRTLALYAIDRAGRDEPDRGHALLDKVLDRLPEGDRRHAWSRLGYHAARRLDARALTWYGKGEALTRLDEEGRAWYVRAGLRAGDWQAVANGIDAMPDGEKSIAAWRYWRARAYQHAGQPAEANKRYAELSTEHHYYGLLAREEMGTVIDTSQGRYKPNNDELQAIRLLPNIERALALNTMNWRTEALREWNWAMRGLSDRQLLAAAEVARQSRWYDRAIYSAERTRELHDFSLRFLAPYRDVTQVYARDLGLDEAWMYGLIRQESRFVTVARSSVGAQGLMQLMPATARWVAKRMGVSYSPSAVNEIGTNVQLGTYYLKYVLDSLGNQPVLASAAYNAGPGRARNWRADRPLEGAIYAENIPFSETRDYVKKVMANAVYYAQAFGKGETSLKRRMGVVPAKGGSEADVDTAPPAQGGGDAVQAEQP, from the coding sequence ATGAAGCCTTTGCTCCCCTCGCTCTTGCTTGGCCTTGCCACCCTTTTTTGCCATGCCGCGCTAGTGGACGATATGGACAGCGCCCGTGAGGCCGCCCGCACCGGCAAGCTGGAAAGACTGGCCGACATCACCCTCCGTACCGACGGTACCGCGCTGGAAATGTACCCGCGCTATTGGCTGCTGTCGGTACAGCTCGAACAGCTTTCCGAGACCGAAATCCTGGCCTTCCTGGAACGCTACAAGGGTAGCCTGCTGGCGGATCGCCTGCGTGGCGAATGGCTGAAGATCCTGGCCAAACGCGGTAGTTGGGCGCAGTTCGAACGCGAATGGCCCAAATTGATCCAATGGGAAGTCGGCAGCGAGCTGCACTGCGACCGCCTGCAACTGGCCCAGGTCCAACGCGACCAGGCCATGTTGGCGCAGGAAGGCAAACCGCTGTGGTTCAAGCCTCGCGCCATGCCGGAAGCCTGCGCGCCGGTATTCGACGCACTGTTCGCGACCGGCCAGCTGGACAACGAAGCGGTCTGGATGCGCATTCGCCTGGCGCTGGAAGCCAACAATGCCGAATTCGCCATCCAGTTGCTGCCGCGGCTGGCCAATCCGGCCGGCATCGACGCGAAGAAAACCCGCGCCGTATTGGGCAAGCCGGAAAAAGCCATGAGCGGCCTGACCTTGCTCAGCCGCGGGGGACGGACCCTGGCCTTGTATGCCATCGATCGCGCCGGCCGCGATGAGCCGGACCGTGGCCACGCCCTGCTGGACAAGGTGCTGGATCGATTGCCGGAAGGCGACCGGCGCCATGCCTGGAGCCGGCTGGGCTACCACGCCGCTCGCCGCCTGGATGCCCGTGCCTTGACCTGGTATGGCAAGGGCGAAGCGCTGACCCGCCTCGATGAGGAAGGCCGCGCCTGGTACGTACGCGCCGGCTTGCGCGCGGGCGACTGGCAGGCCGTCGCCAACGGTATCGACGCCATGCCGGACGGAGAGAAAAGCATCGCCGCCTGGCGCTATTGGCGCGCCCGCGCCTACCAGCACGCCGGCCAGCCGGCGGAGGCCAATAAGCGCTATGCCGAGTTGTCCACCGAGCACCACTACTACGGCTTGCTGGCCCGCGAGGAAATGGGCACGGTGATCGATACCTCGCAAGGCCGCTACAAGCCGAACAATGACGAACTGCAAGCCATTCGCCTGCTACCCAATATCGAACGCGCCCTGGCGCTCAACACCATGAATTGGCGCACCGAGGCCCTGCGCGAGTGGAACTGGGCCATGCGCGGCCTGAGCGACCGGCAATTGCTGGCCGCCGCCGAGGTGGCGCGGCAAAGCCGCTGGTACGACCGCGCCATCTATTCGGCGGAGCGCACGCGTGAATTGCATGACTTCAGCCTGCGCTTCCTGGCCCCCTACCGCGATGTCACCCAGGTCTATGCGCGCGATCTCGGCTTGGACGAGGCCTGGATGTATGGGTTGATACGGCAGGAAAGCCGCTTTGTCACCGTCGCACGCTCCAGCGTGGGCGCCCAGGGCCTGATGCAGCTGATGCCGGCCACCGCCCGCTGGGTGGCCAAAAGGATGGGGGTCAGCTACTCCCCGAGCGCCGTGAACGAAATCGGCACCAATGTGCAACTGGGGACCTATTATCTCAAGTACGTGCTGGACAGCCTGGGCAACCAGCCGGTACTGGCCAGCGCGGCCTACAACGCCGGCCCGGGCCGGGCGCGCAACTGGCGGGCGGACCGGCCGCTGGAAGGCGCGATCTATGCCGAAAACATCCCCTTCAGCGAAACCCGCGATTACGTAAAGAAGGTCATGGCCAACGCCGTCTACTACGCCCAGGCTTTCGGCAAGGGCGAAACCTCGCTCAAGCGCCGCATGGGCGTGGTGCCGGCCAAGGGCGGCAGCGAAGCGGACGTCGACACCGCGCCGCCCGCCCAAGGCGGCGGCGACGCGGTCCAGGCCGAGCAGCCATAA
- a CDS encoding glutathione S-transferase C-terminal domain-containing protein, protein MSGSPWLSANTWPNCIRTSPCGRPTAPNAPKRALSAEMHAGFSALRQHYPFNARRVLPAAPRPPEVERDITRFSALVESLRVRFAARGPFLMGEFSILDAMYAPVAGRCRTYSIALPSRSQAWVDHILALPAMVEWYAAAAEEPWILPASEPQGAADDTSGATA, encoded by the coding sequence ATGTCTGGGAGTCCCTGGCTATCTGCGAATACCTGGCCGAATTGCATCCGGACAAGCCCCTGTGGCCGACCGACCGCGCCCAACGCGCCGAAGCGCGCGCTATCGGCCGAAATGCATGCCGGCTTCAGCGCCCTGCGCCAGCATTACCCCTTCAACGCCCGCCGTGTCCTGCCGGCCGCTCCGCGCCCGCCCGAAGTGGAACGCGATATCACCCGCTTCTCCGCCCTGGTGGAAAGCCTACGGGTCCGCTTCGCCGCCCGCGGCCCCTTCCTGATGGGTGAATTCAGCATCCTCGACGCGATGTACGCGCCGGTCGCCGGCCGTTGCCGGACCTATTCCATCGCCCTGCCCAGCCGCAGCCAGGCCTGGGTGGACCATATCCTGGCACTGCCGGCCATGGTCGAATGGTATGCGGCGGCGGCGGAAGAGCCATGGATACTGCCCGCCAGCGAACCCCAGGGTGCGGCTGACGACACCTCCGGCGCGACCGCGTAG
- a CDS encoding monovalent cation:proton antiporter-2 (CPA2) family protein — MSLLSQGVVLLASAVVAVPLLKRFGLASVLGYLAAGVAIGPWGLRLIDQPEAILHTTEFGVVLLLFIIGLELQPSRLWVLRRAVFGLGGAQVLLTSLLLGGAAWLLGLPPLAAMVAGLALSLSSTAFVLQMLAEKHQLTSRHGRDGFAVLLFQDLAVIPLLAILPLLSPAAAAASRPSAWVSLAAVLGVALGGRYVLRAVLRRVARANSHELFVMATLLIVMATAWGLEAAGLSMSLGAFLAGVLLADSEYRHELEANIEPFKGVLLGLFFVAVGMAANLGLLLERPFLLLGLALGLMAVKALVLHLIGKLAGMDGRAARRFAVYLAQGGEFAFVLLTLAVGQQLMDERTADLLAMVVTLSMALTPLLVGVHERWVAPRLEGDAPREFDQIDAEDHSVIIAGFGRFGQIVARVLRTRKISATVLESSFEQVDFVRRFGNRIHYGDASRLDLLRAAGAERAKLFVLAIDDVEASLKTAATVRQHFPHLKIYARARNRFHYYRLRDLGVEAVTRETFAASLEMSGEVLQGLGISAAVSAATLATFRQHDEALLVRQYAVHHDETALIQTSRDAMRELEDLFEADVADSGDKPPGTPGIDDMRSWG; from the coding sequence ATGTCTCTACTTTCTCAAGGGGTCGTCCTGCTCGCCTCCGCCGTGGTGGCCGTGCCCCTGCTCAAGCGCTTCGGCCTTGCCTCGGTGTTGGGCTATCTGGCGGCCGGTGTCGCGATCGGCCCCTGGGGCTTGCGCCTGATCGACCAGCCGGAAGCCATTCTGCATACCACCGAGTTTGGCGTGGTGCTGCTGCTGTTTATCATCGGCCTGGAATTGCAGCCCTCGCGCCTGTGGGTGCTGCGCCGCGCCGTGTTCGGCCTGGGCGGGGCGCAGGTATTGCTGACCAGCCTGCTGCTGGGCGGGGCGGCCTGGCTGCTGGGCTTGCCGCCCTTGGCGGCGATGGTGGCCGGCTTGGCGCTGTCGCTTTCCTCCACCGCCTTTGTGCTGCAGATGTTGGCGGAAAAGCACCAACTGACCAGCCGGCACGGGCGTGATGGCTTCGCCGTGCTGTTGTTCCAGGATCTGGCGGTGATCCCCCTGCTGGCCATTCTGCCGCTGCTGTCGCCCGCTGCCGCGGCAGCCAGCCGTCCCTCGGCCTGGGTGTCGCTTGCCGCGGTCCTGGGCGTGGCGCTGGGCGGGCGCTACGTGCTGCGGGCGGTCTTGCGCCGGGTGGCGCGGGCCAACAGCCACGAACTCTTCGTGATGGCCACGCTGCTGATCGTGATGGCGACGGCCTGGGGCCTGGAAGCCGCTGGCTTGAGCATGTCGCTGGGCGCCTTCCTGGCGGGGGTCTTGCTTGCCGATTCCGAATACCGGCACGAACTGGAAGCGAATATCGAGCCTTTCAAGGGTGTGCTGCTGGGCTTGTTCTTCGTCGCGGTGGGCATGGCCGCCAACCTGGGTCTCTTGCTGGAGCGGCCATTCCTGCTGCTGGGGCTGGCATTGGGGCTGATGGCGGTAAAGGCGCTGGTGCTGCATCTGATCGGCAAGCTGGCGGGCATGGATGGACGGGCGGCGCGGCGGTTCGCCGTCTACCTGGCACAGGGCGGCGAGTTTGCCTTTGTCTTGCTGACGCTGGCCGTGGGCCAGCAATTGATGGATGAACGGACCGCCGATCTGCTGGCCATGGTCGTCACCCTGTCGATGGCGCTGACGCCCTTGCTGGTGGGCGTGCATGAGCGCTGGGTGGCCCCTCGGCTGGAAGGCGATGCGCCGCGCGAATTCGATCAGATCGATGCGGAAGATCACAGCGTCATCATTGCCGGTTTTGGCCGTTTCGGCCAGATCGTGGCGCGGGTGCTGCGCACGCGCAAGATTTCCGCCACCGTGCTGGAGTCCAGTTTCGAACAGGTGGATTTCGTCCGCCGCTTCGGCAACCGCATCCATTATGGCGATGCATCGCGGCTGGATCTGTTGCGCGCGGCGGGGGCGGAGCGGGCCAAGCTCTTTGTGCTGGCCATCGACGACGTGGAGGCCTCCTTGAAGACCGCCGCGACCGTGCGCCAGCATTTCCCGCACCTGAAGATCTATGCCCGCGCCCGCAATCGTTTCCATTACTACCGGTTGCGCGATCTGGGCGTGGAGGCGGTGACCCGCGAGACCTTCGCCGCCAGCCTGGAGATGTCCGGCGAGGTGTTGCAGGGCTTGGGTATCTCGGCGGCGGTCAGCGCCGCCACGCTGGCGACCTTTCGCCAGCACGACGAGGCGCTGCTGGTACGCCAATACGCCGTGCACCACGACGAAACCGCGCTGATACAGACCTCGCGCGACGCGATGCGCGAGCTGGAGGATCTATTCGAGGCGGACGTGGCGGACAGCGGCGACAAGCCGCCCGGCACGCCCGGCATCGACGATATGCGTAGCTGGGGGTGA
- a CDS encoding HU family DNA-binding protein produces MRTKKELIDALAERTQQPKTVTEAFVDALGDALRDALAKGDEALLPGVGKFTVKAKAAKTGRNPKTGEAIQIAARKSPAFSALKALKDAVNV; encoded by the coding sequence ATGCGGACCAAAAAAGAGCTGATCGACGCGCTGGCCGAGCGCACCCAACAACCGAAGACCGTGACCGAAGCTTTTGTCGATGCGCTGGGCGATGCCCTGCGCGACGCGCTGGCCAAGGGCGACGAAGCCCTGCTGCCAGGCGTGGGCAAGTTCACTGTCAAGGCCAAGGCTGCCAAGACCGGCCGTAACCCGAAGACGGGTGAAGCCATTCAGATCGCCGCACGCAAGTCGCCTGCCTTCAGCGCACTGAAGGCGTTGAAGGATGCCGTGAACGTCTAA